The following proteins are encoded in a genomic region of Triticum dicoccoides isolate Atlit2015 ecotype Zavitan chromosome 1B, WEW_v2.0, whole genome shotgun sequence:
- the LOC119315729 gene encoding arginine decarboxylase-like: MAAKNYGELYNILGWGEPYFTVNRDGHLCVKTHGHETKPGQEIDVVSVAEAAKEKGVQFPMILRFPDVLRHRLDSLHVAFDNAIKHTGYTAPYQGVYPVKVNQNRAIINDFVSFGHRHSYGLEAGSKPELLIAMSYLTKAKPGAFLVCNGYKDAEYVALALSARAMGLNVIIVLEMEEELDIIIEQSSKLGVEPVLGVRAKLLTKIPGHFGSTAGKHGKFGLLADKIYEVAKKLKDLNKLHWLKLLHFHIGSMIPTTDIVSSAAREASGIYCTLVKQYGAEMTTLDCGGGLGVDYDGTRSGSSDMSVAYGLEEYASSIVQAVRLTCEYNGGVPHPVLCTESGRAMVSHHSMIILEALSAIPEPKDDETPEQLHSKIQRLSSNPPPPRALMATDLQKHATDIQKHGVELYKLAKKLSKRIAGDANTIYNYHMNLSIFSLVPDFWGIKHLFPMMPASRLNEKPTQMGTLIDITCDSDGKIDKFIGNAETLPLHPLDPESGGYYVAVLLSGAYQEALSCKHNLFGGPSIVRVENSTSGGIDGGGGGFDIATADRGPTTEEIISTVGYDVKEDIRGVIEQRAREKGVWEKVGVLVQAGLTSMPYLVEYKVPRTA; encoded by the coding sequence ATGGCCGCCAAGAACTATGGTGAATTGTACAACATCCTCGGCTGGGGCGAACCCTACTTCACCGTGAACAGGGACGGCCACCTTTGTGTCAAGACCCACGGCCACGAGACGAAGCCAGGGCAAGAGATAGACGTGGTATCCGTGGCTGAAGCTGCAAAGGAAAAGGGCGTCCAGTTCCCAATGATCCTTCGCTTCCCCGACGTGCTTAGGCACCGCCTCGACTCGCTCCACGTCGCATTCGATAATGCCATCAAGCACACAGGGTACACGGCGCCATATCAGGGCGTCTACCCAGTGAAGGTGAACCAGAACAGGGCCATCATCAACGACTTTGTTAGCTTTGGCCACCGTCACAGCTACGGGCTGGAGGCAGGCTCCAAGCCAGAATTGCTCATCGCAATGAGCTACCTTACCAAAGCCAAGCCTGGAGCCTTCCTGGTATGCAATGGGTACAAGGACGCGGAGTACGTGGCGCTGGCGCTGTCGGCGCGTGCCATGGGCCTGAATGTCATCATCGTGTTGGAGATGGAGGAGGAGTTGGACATCATCATCGAGCAGAGCAGCAAGCTCGGGGTGGAGCCGGTGCTGGGCGTGCGTGCCAAGCTGCTCACCAAGATACCAGGCCACTTCGGGTCGACGGCCGGAAAGCACGGCAAGTTCGGCCTGCTTGCGGACAAGATCTACGAGGTGGCCAAGAAGCTCAAGGATCTCAACAAGCTGCACTGGCTCAAGTTGCTGCACTTCCACATCGGCTCCATGATCCCGACCACGGACATAGTGTCCAGTGCAGCCAGGGAGGCCTCCGGCATCTACTGCACCCTGGTGAAGCAGTATGGCGCGGAGATGACGACGCTGGACTGCGGCGGGGGGCTCGGCGTCGACTACGACGGCACCCGGTCAGGCAGCTCCGACATGTCGGTGGCgtacgggctggaggagtacgcgtCCAGCATTGTGCAGGCTGTGCGGCTCACGTGCGAGTACAATGGCGGCGTTCCCCACCCTGTGCTGTGCACCGAGAGTGGCCGCGCCATGGTGTCACACCACTCGATGATCATCCTCGAGGCCCTCTCGGCGATCCCAGAGCCCAAGGACGACGAGACCCCCGAGCAgctgcacagcaagatccagcgtcTCTCCTCCAATCCGCCGCCGCCGAGAGCACTCATGGCCACGGACCTCCAGAAGCATGCCACGGACATCCAAAAGCACGGGGTCGAGCTGTACAAGCTGGCCAAGAAGCTCTCCAAGCGGATCGCCGGCGACGCCAACACCATCTACAACTACCACATGAACCTCTCCATCTTCTCGCTGGTTCCCGACTTCTGGGGCATCAAGCACCTCTTCCCGATGATGCCGGCGAGCCGGCTCAACGAGAAGCCGACTCAAATGGGCACGCTCATCGACATCACCTGCGACAGCGACGGCAAGATTGACAAGTTCATAGGCAATGCCGAGACGCTGCCACTGCACCCGCTGGACCCTGAGAGCGGCGGCTACTACGTGGCCGTGCTCCTGTCCGGCGCCTATCAGGAAGCCCTTTCTTGCAAGCACAACCTGTTCGGTGGCCCAAGCATAGTGCGGGTCGAGAACAGCACCAGCGGCGGCatcgatggtggtggtggtggcttcgACATCGCCACAGCCGACAGGGGCCCGACGACGGAGGAGATCATCAGCACCGTGGGGTACGATGTCAAGGAGGACATTCGCGGCGTGATCGAACAGCGCGCCAGGGAGAAGGGGGTGTGGGAGAAGGTGGGGGTGTTGGTGCAGGCCGGGCTTACCTCCATGCCCTACCTCGTCGAATACAAGGTCCCACGAACCGCCTAA
- the LOC119299270 gene encoding FT-interacting protein 7-like, which translates to MAKPPAQGAPGSAYNLVETKPPLPAKLGPRGAALGATKMASTYDMVEPMKYLYVSVVKARDLPTMDVTGALDPYVEVKLGNFKGVTKHLVKNHNPAWRQTFAFSFANLQSNQLEVIVKDKDTIRDDFVGRVVLAVSDIPECIPPDSPLAPQWYNLSDADGERFHHGHSLGEIMLAVWIGTQADEAFPEAYHSGAHPLSTAGLTNTRSKVYYSPKLIYLKVCVIGAKDLIGTENSKDPPVKPTIAKIQMGGQIRRTRLGQPPANPVWNDEFMFVACEPFEDPLVVTVEEKVAAGRDEPIGRIIIPVAANVPRNDLAKSVPSKWFNLSRGMTVEQSAADVTTGTKHREHSKTFASKIHLKMSLETAYHVLDESTHYTSDLQPAAKKLRKSAIGLLEVGILSARGLGDNKNPYCVAKYGAKWVRTRTLLGTAAHAWNEQYIWEVFDLGTVITVAVFNNKNLEGHGDTKDERIGKVRVRLSALESDRVYTHYYPLMALTPGGLKKTGELHLAVRFTCTAWANMLAQYGRPLLPKMHYTSPISVLQLNSLRFLAMQMVATRLGKAEPPLRREVVEYILDTDSHMFSLRRSKANFNRIISLFSGALAAGKWFDNVCKWKNPLTTSLVHVLFLILVCYPELILSTVFLYISLIGVWNYRRRPRNPPHMDTALSHAEQAQPDELDEEFDTFPTSKPGDVVRMRYDRLRSVAGRVQTVVGDLAMQGERAQSLLNWRDPRATAMFITLSFIIAIVLYVTPFQLVAVLAGLYLLRHPRLRSKQPSAPFNFYKRLPAKGDMLL; encoded by the coding sequence ATGGCGAAGCCCCCGGCGCAGGGGGCCCCTGGATCAGCGTACAATCTCGTGGAAACGAAGCCGCCCCTGCCCGCGAAGCTCGGCCCACGCGGCGCGGCGTTGGGGGCAACGAAGATGGCCTCGACGTACGACATGGTGGAGCCCATGAAGTACCTGTACGTAAGCGTGGTGAAGGCGCGCGACCTGCCCACCATGGACGTCACCGGCGCGCTGGACCCGTACGTGGAGGTGAAGCTGGGCAACTTCAAAGGCGTGACCAAGCACCTGGTGAAGAACCACAACCCCGCGTGGCGCCAGACGTTCGCCTTCTCCTTCGCCAACCTACAGTCCAACCAGCTGGAGGTCATCGTCAAGGACAAGGACACGATCCGCGACGACTTCGTCGGCCGCGTCGTGTTGGCCGTGTCCGACATCCCCGAGTGCATCCCGCCCGACAGCCCGCTGGCCCCACAGTGGTACAACCTCTCTGACGCCGATGGGGAGAGATTCCACCACGGCCACAGCCTCGGCGAGATTATGCTCGCCGTCTGGATCGGCACCCAGGCCGACGAAGCATTCCCAGAAGCGTATCACTCGGGCGCTCACCCGCTATCGACCGCGGGGCTCACTAACACGCGCTCCAAGGTGTATTACTCCCCCAAGCTCATCTACCTCAAGGTCTGTGTCATCGGGGCGAAGGACCTCATCGGCACGGAGAATTCAAAGGACCCGCCGGTCAAGCCCACCATCGCCAAGATCCAGATGGGCGGCCAGATCCGCCGGACACGACTGGGGCAGCCGCCGGCGAACCCGGTGTGGAACGACGAGTTCATGTTCGTGGCATGCGAGCCGTTTGAGGACCCGCTGGTGGTGACGGTAGAGGAGAAGGTCGCTGCCGGGAGAGACGAGCCCATCGGCCGCATCATCATCCCCGTGGCGGCAAACGTGCCACGCAACGACCTGGCCAAGTCGGTGCCGTCGAAATGGTTCAACTTGTCGCGCGGGATGACGGTGGAACAGTCGGCGGCCGATGTCACGACGGGGACCAAGCACCGGGAGCATTCGAAGACGTTCGCCAGCAAGATCCACCTCAAGATGAGCCTAGAGACGGCGTACCATGTGCTAGACGAGTCGACGCATTACACTAGCGACTTGCAGCCAGCGGCAAAGAAGCTACGGAAGAGTGCCATCGGCTTGCTCGAGGTGGGCATCCTCAGCGCACGCGGCCTCGGCGACAACAAGAACCCCTACTGCGTCGCCAAGTACGGCGCCAAGTGGGTGCGCACACGCACGCTGCTCGGTACCGCGGCACACGCGTGGAATGAGCAGTACATCTGGGAGGTGTTTGACCTCGGCACCGTCATCACTGTCGCCGTCTTCAACAACAAAAATCTAGAAGGCCATGGCGACACCAAGGACGAGAGGATCGGCAAGGTGCGCGTCCGCCTCTCGGCGTTGGAGTCAGACCGAGTGTACACGCACTACTACCCGCTCATGGCGCTGACCCCGGGTGGGCTGAAGAAGACGGGGGAGCTCCACTTGGCAGTCCGGTTCACTTGCACGGCGTGGGCCAACATGCTGGCACAGTATGGGCGACCGCTGTTGCCCAAGATGCACTACACGAGCCCCATCTCCGTGCTGCAGCTGAACTCCCTCCGATTCCTGGCGATGCAGATGGTGGCAACGCGGCTAGGCAAAGCGGAGCCGCCGCTGCGTCGAGAGGTGGTGGAGTACATACTGGACACGGACTCGCACATGTTCAGCCTGCGCCGGAGCAAGGCTAACTTCAACCGCATCATCTCGCTCTTCTCCGGCGCCTTGGCGGCTGGCAAGTGGTTCGACAACGTTTGCAAGTGGAAGAACCCGCTGACTACCAGCCTCGTCCATGTGTTGTTCTTGATCCTTGTGTGCTACCCGGAGCTGATCTTGTCGACGGTGTTCTTGTACATATCCCTGATCGGGGTGTGGAACTACCGGCGACGGCCGCGTAACCCGCCGCACATGGACACGGCGTTGTCGCATGCGGAGCAGGCGCAGCCGGACGAGCTGGATGAGGAGTTCGACACGTTCCCGACGTCCAAGCCGGGCGATGTGGTGCGTATGAGGTACGACCGGCTGAGGAGTGTCGCCGGCAGGGTGCAGACGGTGGTCGGTGACCTGGCAATGCAGGGAGAGCGCGCCCAGTCCCTGCTCAACTGGCGCGACCCTAGGGCCACCGCTATGTTCATCACACTCTCATTCATCATCGCCATCGTACTCTACGTAACGCCATTTCAGTTGGTGGCCGTCCTCGCCGGCCTGTACCTCCTCCGGCACCCCCGGCTCCGGAGCAAGCAGCCGTCGGCGCCCTTCAACTTCTACAAGCGCCTCCCAGCCAAGGGTGATATGCTCCTATGA